CGGATGTGTGTTCTTATCTTTTTCTGGGAGGAATCTGCTCTGTCAAGATACTCATTGTATAAGAATTAGTAAAGCATTTGTATACCAAATGtatggcaaaatatttaaaaatagaactattctgTCTAGGTTTTCATCCCAATCACAGAGGAGTTTATAGGAATACAATATGTGTAATCCAAACGACGATCTGTTTGGGTTCAAATTCTATACCAGTAATTTTTTCTGCAGACTTGCTGATATAGGTGTTCACAAGTTCTGATCAAAAGGTTTCATATTGCCTGGTTAAACTCAAAATTAATGttaagattaaaatataataagagtCGATAATAATTGTAGTTGAAACCTTGTGGCTTAGTACAGATGTTGAGAAATAAGGGAATTTCTAAGCATCTTAATGGACAGGATGGTATCAGTGGTAAAGTCAGTGCATAGCAGTCTCTAAATTCCGAATTAGGAAATCCATGGAAGCGCCTTTAAGAGTGTTTTTGAGTGATTTAATTTCTATTAGCGTCACATAACAATGCATTTTCTCGAGTGGTGTATGTGTTCACATAGAGATCTTGTTTATGAATCAAGATGCTAATGAAGTATTACGTCAAGCAGTTATAATGGCTTCATCTCTGTTGCCTCCATGGGTTATGGTCCCCATGTGTACTACTACGATACCTTTAGTTCTAAGTTTTAGTTTTAGGTCTTAGCTCTATGGAGAGATGTAGTGACTTGTGCCTATTAATAGAATGCCTTGTCTTAGTGTGGAATATACAATTTTTCCTGTTTGTGTTGTCTTGTTGGTTACATCTCAGCTGAACATTTTATAAGACCTAAAAGTGTTTAAATTCTCTTAGCCTAAAACAGATAACAGATCGTTACCTAATCTAAAAATGATGACTGGTTAAAAGAGGATTGCAAGAATCAGTTTAGTTTGGTGAATTTGAAGGAAGTAACAGGATGTTCTCTTCTTGAAAGACCCAACAAGGATGTTTAATTCACACTTAACCATCCACCAAAGATGAGAGTATCGTGTCTTTGCACCTTAGGAAGAGCACAGCCCTCTTCTTGGCTTGGGTATGAGGCAGGGATGCAGCTGTTGATACCTAGGCTGGCTGAGAGGAAGTGCAGTGGACACAGAGGTAAATGGCAGTTGGGAAAGGAAGGATGCCTGGGCATGACCTTGTGCTCATCCCTTACACCAGCCTGtcatttctgagcctcagttgcaGAAATGCTCTTCCCCTGGGTAGGAGGATGGGTAGGAGAAAAATCTAGATTAAGatgaatagaggaagaaaaagactgCAGAAAGTTTGTTCAAGGTTTTGATTGGAGACTTGTGTGTTTTTCAGGTgatattaaagagaaaaggatttgcccacaaaaagaaaaaaaggtaaaatttttaaataatggcaaTGAACTCTATGTTTGGAGAGCtgatagacacacaaaaaagtccTCCTTGCAAAGACCTACCCCCCCACGTGCAAGTCTTCCTGGGCTTTGAAATAATTTATCCCTTTTCTTGTTTgtcttggtctttttctttttctcatctgatCATTACACCCGATTTATCAGATCTAATATGTCAGTGAAATATTTGGTCATTGCATTTTTGTATTCCTGAATGCAGTTTTATTACTGATGTGTGAGGGTTCCAAATCATTCTGAAACCGATTTTGAAACCTGCATTGAAGTTCTTAAGATCTATTTCCATTCCGACTTCAGGAAATTTTATCCTGGGGCATacaaaaagtatttcatttttaagcgtataaaaaatatggagaaacatCCTATCACATGCATGATACTctaaaacagtctttaaaaaaaaaaaaaatgctgtatctTCATATAGAGACCAGGAATAAGGAATGCAGGATGAAATctttgttgcttaaaaaaaaagaaaaaaaaagaattaaaaacccaCACACTGTCATCTAAGCATTGagcattttcttgatttttacagGTTATTTCATGCTGAAATTATGCCTATTTGCATGGATAGTCATTCTTTAAAACTAGCCACAGATGCAGTCCTAGGGAGCACGTAGATGTTTTTACAGGTGAACCGAAAGAGATGGGAGCTGTTCCAAACACTCTGCACGCTGCCTTTGGCAATAGACCCTGTTATTGTGAAGATGTGCTCTGTTAAGCAAACGTGAAGTTTAATATTAGATAAACCctgtgtgaaaaaaatattttcattttcttcataaaatgttaATTGTAAGCAAAAAGATACAACATCTTATATTTACACAAAATTTGGGGCTAGCCTCACTAGGTAGTAAGTCACAAAATATGTCAAGTGCCTTTTATGAAATGCAAGGaggatattctctttttttatgggtCCTCAAGAAACAATGGAAGTTCATATGCAGAAAAGGTACTGCTCTTTCCTCCTGTATTTTGATTGATGCcagttttccctttatttatctttttttttctttaatttgcatAAGAAACATGATTCGTAAATGGTGTATGTTAAAGTTTCCTTAGGCATTTGGAGTATTATTTTGGCAGATTGGAACAGAAGAAGACTGATACCAGAGATGTTATTTACCCTTGCCTAAGTCAGCTTACTGGTCCACATATCGATTTCTAAAATGTGGCAATTCCTTCTCTTGCAGCAAGTCCAACTTTGTAATAATTTAAGTCATCAAAAGGACATCacagaaatgtataaatattctCACACTTGTGTTAAAATATAGCAATAGATACCATTTTCGAATGtaattttactaataaaaatgCATATCTATGCTAAATAAGCAGACTTGTAAAATGAGtatttgtgcatttatttcaATGTTAAATTGACCATTTATATTGGAAAGATGCTGATGGGGgtgttctctttcccttttcgtatatgacaaaaatattttaaaattcagcaatAAAGGGGGTGTGTTAactatttgcatttattttcaagtCCTTTTCCTTTAATAgcattaaaaccacaataattttaattcagaaatggaatttttcacCCAGATTTCACACGGCCTCAAAATTGAACCTTATTTCTTAAGTATAGACCACTTTCATCTTCTTCTGTAATATGAATCTCAATGCCCAAAATTTAATCAATTGGTTGTCAGAGGCTGTGTTCTTATAATCTACTGTTTCTTCTGAAGATAAACAGTATCATTTTAGGCATTTGTGAAAGAGAATCATATTACTGGTGCTtaagcagtttttgctttttttttttttttttaatcttaatccATCTTAAACCAGTGgagcagaaatatttaaaaatgtttcatttcaagCAGAGTGCATAATAAATTGCAATAATTGTAATGTGCCATAAATCCCAGAGCCTATGCATTTTGCATTTGATTCAGGATTGAGGTCAGGAAATTtggagaaatttaaagaaaatgattcatCAGTCCTTTTGTTCTGTTGGCCAGGGTCCCGGGATTCTTGAGCTGTGCCCAGCTGACGAGCTTTTGAAGATGGCACAGTAGCTGTCCAGTGATGCCTGACCATGACAGCACAGCCCTCTTAAGCCGGCAGACCAAGAGGAGAAGAGTTGACATTGGAGTGAAAAGGACGGTAGGGACAGCATCTGCATTTTTTGCTAAGGCAAGAGCGACGTTTTTTAGTGCCATGAATCCCCAAGGTTCTGAGCAGGATGTTGAATATTCCGTGGTTCAGCATGCAGATGGGGAAAAGTCAAACGTACTCCGCAAGCTGCTGAAGAGGGCGAACTCGTATGAAGATGCCATGATGCCTTTTCCAGGAGCAACCATAATTTCCCAGCTGTTGAAAAATAACATGAACAAAAATGGTGGCACGGAGCCCAGTTTCCAAGCCAGCGGTCTCTCTAGTACAGGCTCCGAAGTACATCAGGAGGATATATGCAGCAACTCTTCAAGAGACAGCCCCCCAGAGTGTCTTTCCCCGTTCGGCAGGCCTACCATGAGCCAGTTCGACATGGATCGCTTATGTGATGAGCACCTGAGAGCAAAGCGGGCCCGGGTTGAGAACATCATTCGGGGGATGAGCCATTCCCCCAGCGTGGCATTAAGgggcaatgaaaatgaaagagagatggCCCCGCAGTCTGTGAGTCCCCGAGAAAGTTACAGAGAAAACAAACGCAAGCAGAAGCTGCCCCAGCAGCAGCAACAGAGTTTCCAGCAGCTGGTTTCAGCCCGAAAAGAACAGAAGCGAGAGGAGCGCCGACAGCTGAAGCAGCAGCTGGAGGACATGCAGAAACAGCTGCGCCAGCTGCAGGAGAAGTTCTACCAAATCTATGACAGCACCGACTCTGAAAATGATGAAGATGGGAACCTGTCTGAAGACAGCATGCGCTCGGAGATCCTGGACGCCAGGGCCCAGGACTCCGTGGGGCGGTCAGACACCGAGATGTGCGAGCTGGACCCGGGACAGTTCATCGACCGAGCCCGCGCCCTGATCAGGGAGCAGGAGCTGGCGGAGAACAAGCCGAAACGTGAAGGCAacaacaaagagagagatcatgggcCAAACTCCTTACAACCAGAAGGCAAACATTTGGCCGAGACCTTGAAGCAGGAACTGAACACTGCCATGTCGCAAGTTGTGGACACTGTGGTCAAAGTCTTTGCAGCCAAACCCTCCCGCCAGGTTCCTCAGGTCTTCCCGCCTCTCCAGATCCCCCAGGCCAGGTTCGCCGTCAACGGGGAGAACCACAATTTCCACACCGCCAACCAGCGCCTGCAGTGTTTCGGCGACGTCATCATTCCGAACCCTCTGGACACCTTTGGCAACGTGCAGATGCCCAGTTCCACAGACCAGACGGAAGCACTGCCCCTGGTGGTCCGCAAAAACTCCTCCGATCAGGCCACCACCGGCCCCCCGGCCGGCGGCCACCACCAGCCCCTGCACCAGTCGCCTCTCTCCGCCACCGCTGGCTTCACCACGTCCACCTTCCGccaccccttcccccttcccctgatGGCCTACCCATTTCAGAGTCCATTAGGTGCTCCCTCCGGCTCCTTCTCGGGAAAAGACAGAGCCTCTCCCGAATCCTTAGACTTAACTAGGGAGACCACGAGTCTGAGGACCAAGATGTCATCCCATCACCTGAGCCACCATCCTTGTTCACCAGCACACCCGCCCAGCACCGCAGAAGGGCTCTCCCTGTCGCTCATCAAGTCCGAGTGTGGCGATCTTCAAGACATGTCCGAAATCTCACCGTATTCGGGAAGTGcaatatccttttcttttccacccCCGTGAggaaaacgaaacaaaacaaaaccaaaaggcttCCCCAAAGGTCGGGTGTCCACAATATATAGAATAACGTAGATTAGTATCTTCTTAGGAACGCAATCTTTCCTATTATTCAGAGTAATAGGCTTTTATCGGCACACGTGCTGCACTCCTGATGGCACAAAAGCTTCGCAGGAAACCTACATCTTTGCAACTTTCACAAGTTGTTAATTGCCTCAGAGAGCTGGTATTTAATATGTGCTTTTCAGCAgtgctttttctgctttcttcctgcattctcttcttttctttttctttttctttttttttttttaatttcttttaggagTAGAGTCAGAGATGGACCAAAAAAATATCATTATAATATTgaattctatcagtttttttttttaaaggtgttaaGCTTTATCATGGAGTCAAGAGAAAAGTCAGTTTTGAGATCCTAAGATTCCATAAGAAGAATTCTCCCTTTAAACCATCTGCAAGGCTCCTGGGCCATGTAAAGAAGACCTGATTTAATCTTATGAAGAGCACTTTACTGGTGGGAGGCTCCCATGAGAGAAAAATGgacacaggggtgggggaggggggagtcagAGTCTCTCTTTAATCTTTAAGTAACGTCATTTGTCGTTGTTGGTGTTTCTTTAAGGAAATATACAGGTACTGATTTATTCAGACGGCATTggtcggtctctctctctctctctctcgttcaccCAAGGTCTGTTCTTTGGGTCTGGTGCAGCTGCCTCTATGCATGATTAACCTCTGTTCAGCCATACACAGAAATCTTTTGTCCTAACATACACAAAGCAAATTATTTtggaaagcaagagagcacaattaaatataaaactcaGCTGTATTCGACTTAAAAATGGctcttttttatgacttttttatattttgaaccTGACTTTTTAGGTAGAGGTGCcagttatattttttttattagaccTGTCCTGAACTCCAGCTATTtttaatggacatttttttttcctctgtaatttGGTCctttcagtaaaatttaaaaactcttgtGGTTGTTGGTGTTTGGGGGTAGTCGAATAGTAGCATTTGGGGGCAGGTAGAGGCATGTTTCTTTTATAATCTATTGCCAGATGGACATAAAATTTAGCAATTAAGTTGGCTGTTGCTAAATTGAGGATTTTGAGCAATTGTCCTGATGACTAGAGATTGACATTTTAGCATCTAAGCCCACTCCAGACGCTGCCACGTAAGTGCAAAGTCCCAGCTATGgtggaaatacatttttctgtgtaGGGAAGGCCGTTCTTCTAACCAGCTCTTAGGACAGTAGCGAAGATGTCTGCTAAGATGAGCCGTGAGTATGAGACCCACTTGGGGCACTGAAACATGGTCTCTTTCCActgtgaggaagaagagaataatGTCACGAGAGGAAGGAAGATGAAGATGTTGAGGACTTAGATATAGAAACAGAAATTGAGTCTTGGCTTGGTTGCTAATTTAACTTCTACCTTCCGAAGACCTAAAATGTAATCTACCAGCCATGAATCAAAGCTGTGCCAAGCACCATGCCTTGCACATTATAAACAGGCAATAAACATCGGTCAAAGTGATTGCCATATAGTGTCGGCGATGAGAAAGGCCAGGCAAGAAGATGCAGGGCCTGGAATGGTTTTCCTTGGGTGGAAGAGGATCTTCTGAGATACACACAAGGCTGAGGTCCAGGGCTAGACCCTATCTT
The window above is part of the Mustela erminea isolate mMusErm1 chromosome 17, mMusErm1.Pri, whole genome shotgun sequence genome. Proteins encoded here:
- the PROX1 gene encoding prospero homeobox protein 1 isoform X1 yields the protein MPDHDSTALLSRQTKRRRVDIGVKRTVGTASAFFAKARATFFSAMNPQGSEQDVEYSVVQHADGEKSNVLRKLLKRANSYEDAMMPFPGATIISQLLKNNMNKNGGTEPSFQASGLSSTGSEVHQEDICSNSSRDSPPECLSPFGRPTMSQFDMDRLCDEHLRAKRARVENIIRGMSHSPSVALRGNENEREMAPQSVSPRESYRENKRKQKLPQQQQQSFQQLVSARKEQKREERRQLKQQLEDMQKQLRQLQEKFYQIYDSTDSENDEDGNLSEDSMRSEILDARAQDSVGRSDTEMCELDPGQFIDRARALIREQELAENKPKREGNNKERDHGPNSLQPEGKHLAETLKQELNTAMSQVVDTVVKVFAAKPSRQVPQVFPPLQIPQARFAVNGENHNFHTANQRLQCFGDVIIPNPLDTFGNVQMPSSTDQTEALPLVVRKNSSDQATTGPPAGGHHQPLHQSPLSATAGFTTSTFRHPFPLPLMAYPFQSPLGAPSGSFSGKDRASPESLDLTRETTSLRTKMSSHHLSHHPCSPAHPPSTAEGLSLSLIKSECGDLQDMSEISPYSGSAMQEGLSPNHLKKAKLMFFYTRYPSSNMLKTYFSDVKFNRCITSQLIKWFSNFREFYYIQMEKYARQAINDGVTSTEELSITRDCELYRALNMHYNKANDFEQVPERFLEVAQITLREFFNAIIAGKDVDPSWKKAIYKVICKLDSEVPEIFKSPNCLQELLHE
- the PROX1 gene encoding prospero homeobox protein 1 isoform X2, with translation MPDHDSTALLSRQTKRRRVDIGVKRTVGTASAFFAKARATFFSAMNPQGSEQDVEYSVVQHADGEKSNVLRKLLKRANSYEDAMMPFPGATIISQLLKNNMNKNGGTEPSFQASGLSSTGSEVHQEDICSNSSRDSPPECLSPFGRPTMSQFDMDRLCDEHLRAKRARVENIIRGMSHSPSVALRGNENEREMAPQSVSPRESYRENKRKQKLPQQQQQSFQQLVSARKEQKREERRQLKQQLEDMQKQLRQLQEKFYQIYDSTDSENDEDGNLSEDSMRSEILDARAQDSVGRSDTEMCELDPGQFIDRARALIREQELAENKPKREGNNKERDHGPNSLQPEGKHLAETLKQELNTAMSQVVDTVVKVFAAKPSRQVPQVFPPLQIPQARFAVNGENHNFHTANQRLQCFGDVIIPNPLDTFGNVQMPSSTDQTEALPLVVRKNSSDQATTGPPAGGHHQPLHQSPLSATAGFTTSTFRHPFPLPLMAYPFQSPLGAPSGSFSGKDRASPESLDLTRETTSLRTKMSSHHLSHHPCSPAHPPSTAEGLSLSLIKSECGDLQDMSEISPYSGSAMQEGLSPNHLKKAKLMFFYTRYPSSNMLKTYFSDVKFNRCITSQLIKWFSNFREFYYIQMEKYARQAINDGVTSTEELSITRDCELYRALNMHYNKANDFEVPERFLEVAQITLREFFNAIIAGKDVDPSWKKAIYKVICKLDSEVPEIFKSPNCLQELLHE